A genomic stretch from Desulfolutivibrio sulfodismutans DSM 3696 includes:
- the lipB gene encoding lipoyl(octanoyl) transferase LipB has translation MSATIPGSRDLDLRFPGRLDFAEAMVLQQRAAEALKAGGGVGTVFVLEHPPVITLGANKKLNQVLAAPPGVPVVQTDRGGGATAHEPGQLVIYPVVHLRRLDLGVKAFVLRILEAGAGLLAEMGVAATPRLDPLGLWVDDRKIASMGIHVSRFVTTHGLAINLINHLGLFSAMVPCGLPGVRMTSAARELGHTVDMDAAARRMAELTAQALCPDSLP, from the coding sequence ATGTCGGCCACCATCCCCGGTTCCCGCGATCTCGATCTGCGGTTCCCGGGGCGTCTCGATTTCGCCGAGGCCATGGTCCTGCAACAGCGTGCGGCCGAGGCCCTCAAGGCTGGCGGCGGGGTAGGCACGGTCTTTGTGCTGGAGCATCCGCCGGTCATCACCCTTGGGGCCAACAAAAAGCTCAACCAGGTGTTGGCCGCCCCCCCCGGGGTGCCCGTGGTCCAGACCGACCGGGGCGGCGGGGCCACCGCCCACGAGCCCGGGCAACTGGTTATCTACCCCGTGGTGCATCTGCGCCGCCTGGACCTTGGGGTCAAGGCCTTCGTCCTGCGCATCCTGGAGGCCGGGGCCGGGCTCCTGGCGGAGATGGGCGTGGCCGCCACACCCCGCCTGGACCCCCTGGGCCTGTGGGTGGACGACCGCAAGATCGCCTCCATGGGCATCCACGTCTCCCGGTTCGTGACCACCCACGGCCTGGCCATCAATCTCATAAACCACCTGGGCCTTTTTTCGGCCATGGTGCCCTGCGGCCTGCCCGGCGTGCGTATGACCTCCGCCGCCCGGGAGCTCGGCCACACCGTGGACATGGACGCCGCCGCCCGGCGCATGGCCGAACTGACGGCCCAGGCCCTTTGCCCGGACTCCCTCCCGTGA
- a CDS encoding trehalose 6-phosphate synthase produces the protein MMRALPHPPREIDTLARLRAAMEASQAIRTAAVREILDGRTPDPAHAALLERTLVALSRPGGRGSVKELLLPDGRSIGVDLNREREELEKDILYLGSGEDALLRHLAREIDDFDDHLEAGRQFLGDRRFNCFFTDRDGTVQSYHGRYATSVQSAYSAVFLCRFAMNRTTYPLMLTSAPLRGPGILDVTAIPSGIFAYGASKGREYLDRAGNRGALPIAPRKKELLKALNDRLLALVHRPENEVFTLIGSGLQFKFGQTTLARQDMDGTVPEDRSVELLASVRDVAAALDPAGENLRIEDTGLDLEIILTIEDEAGGIKDFDKGDAVAYLDRSLGLGLENGPHLACGDTPADIPMALAASARGAETLAIFVGCGDSTTNLIREKLPNALFFPSPDMLMALLGATARNG, from the coding sequence ATGATGCGCGCCCTCCCTCATCCGCCCCGCGAGATCGATACCCTGGCCCGGTTGCGCGCGGCCATGGAGGCCTCCCAGGCCATCCGGACCGCCGCCGTGCGTGAAATCCTGGACGGCCGCACCCCGGACCCCGCCCACGCCGCCCTGTTGGAACGCACCCTGGTGGCCCTGTCCCGTCCCGGCGGCAGGGGAAGCGTGAAGGAGCTTCTGCTCCCGGACGGCCGAAGCATCGGCGTGGATTTGAACCGGGAGCGGGAAGAACTGGAAAAGGACATCCTCTACCTCGGTTCCGGTGAGGACGCCCTGTTGCGCCATCTGGCCCGGGAAATCGACGATTTCGACGATCATCTGGAGGCTGGACGGCAGTTCCTGGGTGATCGCCGGTTCAACTGTTTTTTCACCGACCGCGACGGCACCGTGCAGTCCTACCACGGGCGCTACGCCACCTCGGTGCAGTCGGCCTATTCGGCGGTCTTTCTGTGCCGTTTCGCCATGAACCGGACAACGTACCCGCTGATGCTCACCTCCGCCCCCCTGCGCGGGCCGGGCATTTTGGATGTCACGGCCATCCCCTCGGGCATCTTCGCCTATGGGGCCTCCAAGGGCCGCGAATACCTGGACCGGGCCGGAAACAGGGGAGCCCTGCCCATCGCGCCCCGGAAGAAGGAACTTCTGAAGGCGCTCAACGACAGGCTCCTGGCCCTGGTCCACAGGCCTGAAAACGAGGTGTTCACCCTGATCGGCTCCGGCCTGCAATTCAAGTTCGGACAGACCACCCTGGCCCGCCAGGATATGGACGGAACCGTGCCCGAAGACCGCTCAGTGGAGCTTCTGGCCTCCGTGCGCGACGTGGCGGCCGCCCTGGATCCGGCCGGAGAAAACCTGCGCATCGAGGACACCGGACTCGACCTGGAAATCATCCTGACCATCGAGGACGAGGCCGGGGGAATCAAGGACTTCGACAAGGGCGACGCCGTGGCCTATCTGGATCGCTCCCTGGGCCTTGGCCTCGAAAACGGCCCGCATCTGGCCTGCGGCGACACCCCGGCGGACATCCCCATGGCCCTGGCGGCCTCCGCCAGGGGCGCGGAGACCCTCGCCATTTTCGTCGGTTGCGGCGACTCGACGACCAACCTCATCCGGGAAAAGCTACCGAACGCCCTTTTTTTCCCTTCGCCGGATATGCTGATGGCCCTTTTGGGAGCGACAGCCCGCAACGGATAA
- the queA gene encoding tRNA preQ1(34) S-adenosylmethionine ribosyltransferase-isomerase QueA, which yields MTPGPHDPPHDPASGDPGGVPADCDLGTYQFHLPPELIAQRPLPQRDASRLMLLSRETGGARQARFADLPDLLPPNALLVANNTRVAPVRLFGRKKTGGAVEFLLLTPPVLLSAAPDPGRPGRVSARAVGLLRASKAPKPGDLVTFSDELSLTVISRGEFGHAEVMLSYVGRLPDILDAIGHMPLPPYIKRPDETADASRYQTVYARPDKPGSAAAPTAGLHFTPDMRHALKKRGFDWAEVTLHVGYGTFSPVRATDIRNHDMHREHLEIPPETAAAVSLAKSQGRPVIAVGTTSVRALEGAFAATGRIAPFVGATDIFLRPGCDFQVIDGLFTNFHLPGSTLLIMICALAGTDHVLSAYHEAISAGFRFFSYGDAMLIV from the coding sequence GTGACCCCCGGTCCCCACGATCCCCCCCACGATCCCGCTTCCGGCGATCCGGGCGGCGTTCCCGCCGACTGCGACCTGGGAACCTACCAGTTCCATCTGCCGCCGGAATTGATCGCCCAGCGTCCTCTGCCGCAGCGCGACGCCTCCCGGCTCATGCTCCTTTCCCGGGAAACCGGGGGCGCCCGGCAGGCCCGGTTCGCCGACCTGCCGGACCTCTTGCCGCCAAACGCGCTGCTTGTGGCCAACAACACCCGGGTGGCCCCCGTCCGTCTCTTCGGCCGCAAGAAAACCGGCGGGGCCGTGGAGTTTTTGCTGCTCACCCCGCCCGTGCTCCTGTCCGCCGCGCCAGACCCGGGCCGACCCGGCCGTGTGTCGGCCCGGGCCGTGGGCCTTTTGCGGGCCTCCAAGGCCCCCAAACCCGGCGATCTCGTGACCTTTTCCGATGAGTTGTCCCTGACTGTGATCTCCCGGGGTGAATTCGGCCACGCCGAGGTCATGCTGTCCTACGTCGGCCGACTCCCCGACATCCTGGACGCCATCGGGCATATGCCCCTGCCGCCCTACATCAAGCGCCCCGACGAAACCGCCGACGCCTCGCGCTACCAGACTGTCTACGCCCGTCCCGACAAGCCCGGCTCGGCGGCCGCGCCCACGGCCGGACTGCATTTCACCCCGGACATGCGCCACGCCCTGAAAAAACGCGGCTTCGACTGGGCCGAGGTCACCCTGCACGTGGGCTACGGCACCTTCAGCCCGGTGCGCGCCACGGACATCCGCAACCACGACATGCACCGCGAACATCTGGAAATCCCCCCCGAAACCGCCGCCGCCGTCTCCCTGGCCAAATCCCAGGGCCGCCCGGTCATCGCCGTGGGCACCACCTCCGTGCGCGCCCTGGAAGGGGCCTTCGCCGCGACCGGCCGCATCGCCCCCTTCGTCGGCGCCACGGACATCTTCCTGCGCCCCGGCTGCGACTTTCAGGTCATCGACGGCCTTTTCACCAATTTTCATTTGCCTGGATCAACCCTGCTGATTATGATATGCGCTCTGGCCGGAACAGACCATGTCCTTTCGGCTTACCATGAGGCTATCTCCGCCGGGTTCCGCTTCTTCTCCTACGGCGACGCCATGTTGATCGTATGA
- a CDS encoding thiamine pyrophosphate-dependent enzyme, whose translation MKDELVFERPSVMTDRGMHYCPGCHHGVAHRLVAECLVEMGLVEKTIAVSAIGCSVFLYNYISVDTVEAPHGRAPAVATGVKRARPDAFVFTYQGDGDLASIGLAEIMHCANRGERLTVVFVNNTVYGMTGGQMAPTTLIGQKTTTCPGGRCQDREGGPMNMAEIIAGLGGTVYSTRVALDSVKHIVQAKKAIKKAFTIQEQDLGFGFVELLATCPTNWRMTPLQANERIAKEMIPVFPLGVFRDATGEGGGK comes from the coding sequence ATGAAGGACGAACTGGTTTTTGAGCGCCCCTCGGTCATGACTGACCGGGGCATGCACTATTGTCCCGGCTGCCATCACGGCGTGGCCCACAGACTGGTGGCCGAGTGTCTGGTGGAAATGGGGCTTGTGGAAAAGACCATCGCCGTCAGCGCCATCGGCTGCTCGGTGTTTTTGTACAATTACATCTCGGTGGACACGGTGGAGGCCCCGCACGGGCGCGCCCCGGCCGTGGCCACGGGGGTCAAGCGGGCCCGGCCCGACGCCTTCGTCTTCACCTATCAGGGCGACGGGGATCTGGCTTCCATCGGCCTTGCGGAAATCATGCACTGCGCCAACCGGGGCGAACGGCTCACGGTGGTCTTCGTCAACAACACGGTCTACGGCATGACCGGCGGCCAGATGGCCCCCACCACGCTGATCGGCCAGAAGACCACCACCTGCCCGGGCGGCCGCTGCCAGGACCGCGAGGGCGGCCCTATGAACATGGCCGAGATCATCGCGGGCCTGGGCGGCACGGTGTACAGCACGCGCGTGGCCCTGGATTCGGTCAAGCACATCGTGCAGGCCAAAAAGGCCATCAAAAAAGCCTTCACCATCCAGGAGCAGGATCTGGGCTTCGGGTTTGTGGAGCTTTTGGCCACCTGTCCCACCAACTGGCGCATGACCCCGCTTCAGGCCAACGAGCGCATCGCCAAGGAGATGATTCCCGTGTTTCCGCTGGGGGTCTTTCGGGACGCAACCGGCGAAGGAGGCGGCAAGTGA
- a CDS encoding 4Fe-4S dicluster domain-containing protein, with protein MSRIVIDEERCKGCLLCTLACPKEIVVQSSRFNQQGYKVVEVAPGEESKCTGCASCAMVCPDVAITVWKTVKPKKSEEAAHV; from the coding sequence ATGTCGCGGATTGTGATTGACGAGGAGCGGTGCAAGGGGTGTCTCCTTTGCACGTTGGCGTGTCCCAAGGAGATTGTGGTGCAATCTTCCAGGTTCAACCAGCAGGGCTACAAGGTCGTCGAGGTAGCGCCTGGCGAGGAGTCCAAGTGTACCGGGTGCGCCAGTTGCGCCATGGTCTGTCCGGACGTGGCCATCACGGTCTGGAAGACGGTGAAGCCGAAAAAGAGCGAGGAGGCGGCCCATGTCTGA
- a CDS encoding exopolyphosphatase yields MRLLTRSDFDGLICAVLLKEAGIMDDWKFVHPKDVQDGKVAACDNDILANVPYAPGCGLWFDHHSSEQERLDFNFSFQGVSRLAPSCARVIWDYYGGHKTFSPRFDAMLDYVDRCDSGNLTVAEIENPAGWILLSFLMDPRTGLGRYRDYRISNYQLMEKLVEMCRIEDVETILDDPDVKERIDRYFEQDALFREMLKKRGTVHGNVVLLDFRNQDEIYTGNRFVVYTMFPDCNVSVQVIWGKLKQNTVITVGHSITNRTCKTDVGALMLEYGGGGHAKVGTCQVDTAMAEDALADILARLQKNG; encoded by the coding sequence ATGCGCCTTCTGACCCGATCCGACTTTGACGGACTCATCTGCGCCGTGCTGCTCAAAGAAGCGGGCATCATGGACGATTGGAAATTCGTCCACCCCAAAGACGTCCAGGACGGCAAGGTGGCCGCCTGCGACAACGACATCCTGGCCAACGTGCCCTACGCCCCGGGCTGCGGCCTGTGGTTCGACCACCATTCCAGCGAGCAGGAACGCCTGGACTTCAATTTCTCCTTCCAGGGCGTCTCCCGCCTGGCCCCGAGCTGCGCCCGGGTCATCTGGGACTACTACGGCGGCCACAAGACCTTTTCTCCGCGCTTCGACGCCATGCTTGACTACGTGGACCGCTGCGATTCGGGCAACCTGACGGTTGCGGAAATCGAGAACCCTGCGGGATGGATTCTTCTAAGCTTTCTCATGGACCCGCGCACGGGCCTGGGGCGCTATCGGGACTACCGCATCAGCAACTACCAGCTTATGGAAAAGCTGGTGGAGATGTGCCGTATCGAGGATGTGGAAACCATCCTGGACGATCCCGACGTCAAGGAGCGCATCGACCGTTATTTCGAGCAGGATGCGCTCTTCCGGGAGATGCTCAAAAAACGCGGTACGGTGCATGGCAACGTGGTCCTGCTCGACTTCCGGAACCAGGACGAAATCTACACCGGAAACCGGTTCGTAGTCTATACCATGTTCCCGGACTGCAACGTCAGCGTCCAGGTCATCTGGGGAAAGCTCAAGCAAAACACCGTCATCACCGTGGGCCACAGCATCACCAACCGCACCTGCAAAACGGATGTCGGCGCGCTCATGCTGGAATACGGCGGAGGCGGCCACGCCAAGGTCGGCACCTGCCAGGTGGACACGGCCATGGCCGAGGACGCCCTGGCCGACATCCTGGCCCGGCTCCAGAAAAACGGATGA
- a CDS encoding ATP-binding protein: MIGTLRWRHILIVASLAVLSLLAWIYAMATIRAMAREADATIPRVVRVIEAIERISDAAVALDAMARELAHAHEADDALEIGQADALFRDSLHKAKLDIPRPFTRDEALHARRLLEQHERYIDDLRHLESVSMARQARIDYYNERLRPLFTLITADADYLKNLARQRMDLFLDESREMSRQSTRRLLVILFLAAAATGFSIYFFDRSVLRPVRRIRKLALEIRDGNLDAWTDIPPAPTSRDEIGQLAEAINAMVQARSQAEKELARTAGALSASSALNRAIIDSTSDGVAALDPDFRIILHNEAFSRQFFALFGVTPAIGDRLLDLLDPFPRERATAAALWGRTLGGEASHVTEAISGKNPEPRYLDLRFDALRDSQGHITGALHIARDVTEQKRMERELRQSATELDRRVRERTAELTGLMESIPAIVWISRDPQCRTIAGNRTAHEFLGMAQGKNLSLTPGDAPAPKHFQVYAQGLPVPGSELPMQRAGRDGVPIRGVELEMRFDNGQRRFLFGNASPLRDEAGVVTGVIGAFVDITDRKNLERDLHRAKDAAERASRAKSRFLADVSHEIRTPMNAVIGMAEVLLRSSLPPEQGECARTIRQAAGHLLDLLNDILDLSKIEADKLVPQNAEFDLRDLLDSVVKTFSLNAREKGVSLDLRLAPDVPGRLFGDGRRLRQILINLVGNAVKFTERGRVTTSVDRRPVPEGGDSALVPLAFAVEDTGIGIAPAKLPHIFDDFTQAHDANAEKYGGTGLGLAISRHLARMLGGDITAVSREGRGSVFTATALFRPPASGETLPADIPGQIRQTADRPGGRRLTKILLVEDNPVNVKVAQLHLDKMGHDTTVAADGFAALKTLARESYDLVLMDLELPGMDGIEVARRIRAGEAGADRAATPIVAMTAHVLDEAREQCRAAGMDSYMAKPVNFFELEALIERLLAQAPHVATGKQPLFDKEQAKRRMGIDDQTLEPIFQAALEEFGDLLERLQHAADAGDAQALRIHAHTLKSVGATLGFSRGVALLADISTAAKNGDMEAVRKRTQELAHLFGQGLLEINAA, translated from the coding sequence ATGATCGGCACGCTCCGCTGGCGCCACATCCTCATCGTGGCCAGCCTGGCCGTCCTGTCGCTTTTGGCCTGGATCTACGCCATGGCCACCATCCGGGCCATGGCCAGGGAGGCGGACGCCACGATCCCCCGGGTGGTGCGCGTCATTGAAGCCATCGAACGTATTTCGGATGCGGCCGTGGCGCTCGACGCCATGGCCAGGGAACTGGCGCATGCCCACGAGGCCGACGACGCCCTGGAAATCGGCCAGGCCGACGCCCTGTTCCGGGACTCCCTGCACAAGGCCAAGTTGGACATTCCCCGGCCCTTCACCCGGGACGAGGCCCTGCACGCCAGACGCCTGCTCGAACAGCACGAACGCTATATCGATGATTTGCGGCATCTGGAGTCCGTGTCCATGGCCCGGCAGGCCAGGATCGACTATTACAACGAGCGTTTGCGCCCGCTGTTCACCCTCATCACGGCCGACGCCGACTATCTGAAAAACCTGGCCCGGCAGCGCATGGACCTGTTCCTGGATGAATCCCGGGAGATGTCCCGCCAGTCCACCCGGCGGTTGCTGGTCATTCTGTTCCTGGCGGCCGCCGCCACGGGCTTTTCCATCTACTTCTTCGACCGTTCGGTGCTTAGGCCCGTGCGCCGGATCAGGAAGCTGGCCCTGGAGATCAGGGACGGCAACCTGGACGCCTGGACCGACATTCCCCCCGCCCCCACCAGCCGCGACGAGATCGGACAGCTGGCCGAGGCCATAAACGCCATGGTCCAGGCCCGTTCCCAGGCCGAGAAGGAGCTGGCCCGGACGGCCGGGGCGCTTTCGGCCTCAAGCGCCCTCAACCGGGCCATCATCGATTCCACCTCGGACGGTGTGGCGGCGCTTGATCCGGACTTTCGGATCATCCTGCACAATGAGGCCTTTTCCCGGCAATTCTTCGCGCTTTTCGGGGTGACCCCGGCCATCGGGGACCGTCTTTTGGACCTGCTCGACCCATTTCCCCGGGAGCGCGCCACAGCCGCAGCACTGTGGGGGCGGACCCTGGGCGGGGAAGCAAGCCATGTCACCGAGGCCATCTCGGGCAAAAACCCCGAGCCGCGATATCTCGATCTGCGTTTCGACGCCCTGCGCGACAGCCAGGGACACATCACCGGGGCCCTGCATATCGCCCGTGACGTGACCGAGCAAAAACGTATGGAGCGTGAGCTTCGCCAGTCCGCCACGGAGCTTGATCGCCGGGTACGCGAACGCACGGCAGAACTCACGGGGCTTATGGAATCCATCCCGGCCATCGTCTGGATATCCCGCGACCCCCAGTGCCGGACCATCGCCGGAAACCGTACCGCCCACGAATTTCTCGGCATGGCTCAGGGAAAAAACCTCTCCTTGACCCCGGGCGACGCCCCTGCGCCGAAACACTTCCAGGTCTATGCCCAGGGCCTGCCGGTGCCCGGCTCGGAACTGCCCATGCAGCGCGCCGGCCGCGACGGCGTCCCGATTCGCGGCGTGGAGTTGGAGATGCGTTTCGACAACGGCCAAAGACGCTTCCTGTTCGGCAACGCCTCGCCGCTTCGCGATGAGGCCGGGGTGGTCACCGGGGTCATCGGGGCCTTCGTGGACATCACGGATCGCAAGAACCTGGAGCGCGACCTGCACCGGGCCAAGGATGCGGCGGAGCGCGCCTCCCGGGCCAAGAGCCGGTTTCTGGCCGACGTCAGCCACGAGATACGCACCCCCATGAACGCCGTCATCGGTATGGCCGAGGTGCTTTTGCGCAGCTCCCTGCCGCCGGAGCAGGGCGAATGCGCCCGCACCATTCGCCAGGCCGCCGGGCATCTGCTTGATCTGCTCAACGACATCCTGGATCTGTCCAAGATCGAGGCCGACAAGCTTGTCCCGCAAAACGCCGAGTTCGACTTGCGCGACCTGCTGGACTCGGTGGTCAAGACCTTTTCCCTAAACGCCCGAGAGAAAGGCGTCTCCCTCGACCTACGCCTTGCGCCCGACGTGCCCGGCCGTCTGTTCGGCGACGGGCGGCGGCTGCGCCAGATACTCATCAATCTGGTGGGCAACGCCGTGAAATTCACCGAGCGCGGCAGGGTGACGACGAGCGTGGACCGGCGGCCGGTTCCGGAGGGCGGCGATTCGGCCCTGGTTCCCTTGGCGTTCGCCGTGGAGGATACCGGCATCGGCATCGCCCCAGCCAAACTGCCGCATATCTTCGACGACTTCACCCAGGCCCACGACGCGAACGCCGAAAAATACGGGGGCACCGGCCTTGGCCTGGCCATCAGCCGCCATCTGGCCCGCATGCTCGGCGGGGACATCACGGCCGTCTCCCGGGAAGGCCGGGGAAGCGTCTTCACCGCTACGGCCCTGTTTCGCCCGCCCGCCTCCGGGGAGACGCTTCCTGCCGACATCCCGGGTCAAATCCGTCAAACCGCAGACCGCCCAGGCGGGCGTCGGCTGACAAAAATCCTGCTGGTGGAGGACAATCCGGTCAACGTCAAAGTCGCCCAACTCCACCTGGACAAGATGGGGCATGACACCACCGTGGCCGCCGACGGGTTTGCGGCCCTGAAGACCCTGGCCAGGGAATCCTATGACCTGGTGCTCATGGATCTGGAACTGCCCGGCATGGACGGCATCGAGGTCGCCCGGCGCATCCGGGCCGGGGAGGCGGGAGCGGATCGCGCCGCCACGCCCATCGTGGCCATGACCGCCCATGTCCTGGACGAGGCCAGGGAACAATGCCGCGCGGCGGGCATGGACAGCTACATGGCCAAGCCGGTCAACTTCTTCGAGCTTGAGGCCTTGATCGAACGCCTTCTTGCCCAGGCTCCCCATGTCGCCACAGGCAAACAGCCCCTTTTCGACAAGGAACAGGCCAAACGCCGCATGGGCATCGACGACCAGACCCTGGAGCCCATTTTTCAGGCCGCCCTGGAAGAATTCGGCGATCTCCTGGAGAGGCTGCAACACGCCGCCGACGCCGGGGACGCCCAGGCCCTTCGCATCCACGCCCACACGCTCAAAAGTGTCGGCGCCACGCTGGGGTTCTCCCGGGGCGTTGCGCTTCTGGCGGATATCTCCACGGCCGCAAAAAACGGCGACATGGAGGCTGTCCGGAAACGGACGCAGGAATTGGCCCACCTCTTCGGGCAGGGGCTTTTGGAGATCAACGCGGCCTGA
- a CDS encoding 3-methyl-2-oxobutanoate dehydrogenase subunit VorB: MSEKRMFIKGNEAIAYGALAAGLRCYFGYPITPQNDIPEFLSKALPDAGGEFVQAESEVASANMLLGAAACGVRAMTTSSSPGISLMQEAISYMAGSELPGVIVNMNRGGPGLGDIGPSQGDYFQSTKGGGHGDYRLLVLSPSTCQEAYDLIIAAFDLAFKYRNPVLVLGDAILGQMKEPVTTWKPEPVSPAEGGDWRLDGASGRPKRLLKSLFLDEGELAGQNLRLDAKYKSMQAEVRFEAYQTEDAELVVVAHGSIGRIAKSAVRSLRAAGEKVGLFRPITLYPFPTQALAELAAQGKRFLTIEHNMGQMVEDVRLAVRFHADSGFHGLLPGNMPTPDEIEAPIRSALSR, from the coding sequence ATGTCTGAGAAGCGCATGTTTATCAAGGGCAACGAGGCCATCGCCTACGGGGCTCTGGCTGCCGGGCTGCGATGCTATTTCGGCTATCCCATCACTCCCCAGAACGACATTCCGGAATTTCTGTCCAAGGCCCTGCCTGACGCCGGGGGCGAGTTCGTCCAGGCCGAGAGCGAGGTGGCCTCGGCCAACATGCTGCTGGGCGCGGCGGCCTGCGGGGTACGGGCCATGACCACCTCGTCGAGCCCGGGCATTTCGCTCATGCAGGAGGCCATTTCGTACATGGCCGGAAGCGAGCTTCCCGGGGTCATCGTGAACATGAACCGGGGCGGCCCGGGCCTGGGCGACATCGGTCCCTCCCAGGGCGACTATTTCCAGTCCACCAAGGGCGGCGGCCACGGCGACTACCGGCTTCTGGTGCTTTCGCCATCCACCTGCCAGGAGGCCTATGATCTCATCATCGCAGCCTTCGACCTGGCCTTCAAATATCGTAATCCGGTGCTGGTGCTGGGCGACGCCATTTTGGGCCAGATGAAGGAGCCGGTGACGACCTGGAAGCCTGAGCCGGTATCGCCTGCCGAGGGCGGCGACTGGCGGCTCGACGGCGCGTCCGGGCGACCCAAGCGGCTGCTCAAGTCGCTTTTCCTCGACGAGGGCGAACTGGCCGGCCAGAACCTGCGCCTGGACGCCAAGTACAAGTCCATGCAGGCCGAGGTGCGCTTCGAGGCCTATCAGACCGAGGACGCCGAACTGGTGGTGGTGGCGCATGGGTCCATCGGCCGCATCGCCAAGAGCGCGGTGCGTTCGCTTCGGGCGGCGGGAGAGAAGGTGGGGCTTTTTCGGCCCATCACCCTCTATCCGTTTCCGACCCAGGCCCTGGCCGAGCTTGCGGCGCAGGGAAAGCGCTTTTTGACCATCGAGCACAACATGGGCCAGATGGTCGAGGACGTGCGCCTGGCCGTGCGTTTCCATGCCGACAGCGGCTTCCACGGCTTATTGCCGGGCAACATGCCCACTCCCGACGAGATTGAAGCGCCGATCCGCTCGGCCCTTTCGAGGTAG
- a CDS encoding 2-oxoacid:acceptor oxidoreductase family protein — MSLYQDVIIAGFGGQGVMLIGNLLAYAGMNQGLNVTYIPVYGPEMRGGTANCTVVVSEEEIGSPIIHRPKSLIVMNRPSLDKFGPRLVDGGVLILNSSLVDPALAEADRVRLVSVPCNEIADGLGNARMANMVAIGAYVAATGVVPLSAVEDSLSHVISSHYAKLIPKNIEAIRAGAARAA, encoded by the coding sequence GTGAGTCTGTATCAGGATGTGATCATCGCCGGTTTCGGCGGCCAGGGGGTCATGCTCATCGGCAACCTTCTGGCCTATGCGGGCATGAACCAGGGCTTAAACGTCACCTACATCCCGGTCTACGGCCCGGAGATGCGCGGCGGTACGGCCAACTGCACGGTGGTGGTCTCCGAGGAGGAGATTGGTTCGCCCATCATCCATCGCCCGAAAAGCCTGATCGTCATGAACCGGCCGTCTCTTGACAAGTTCGGCCCACGGCTCGTGGACGGCGGCGTGCTGATCCTCAATTCCTCGTTGGTCGATCCGGCCCTGGCCGAGGCCGACCGGGTGCGGCTGGTGTCCGTGCCCTGCAATGAGATCGCCGACGGTCTGGGTAACGCGCGCATGGCCAACATGGTGGCCATCGGGGCCTATGTGGCGGCCACTGGGGTTGTGCCCCTGTCGGCGGTGGAGGACAGCCTGTCGCATGTCATCTCCAGCCACTACGCCAAGCTCATTCCCAAAAACATCGAGGCCATCCGCGCCGGCGCGGCCCGGGCGGCCTAG